In Mercenaria mercenaria strain notata chromosome 14, MADL_Memer_1, whole genome shotgun sequence, the following are encoded in one genomic region:
- the LOC123527290 gene encoding uncharacterized protein LOC123527290, translating to MTTYTSYTQRTTSSSNDYSYDYGDEYMYPGYSFERPVYLYLWEILVIVMVFQNLLILFVFLHRTMRSPTNVILSAIAISDTLTGLVTLPTYIMVFQRYDPLPELDQDNFVNQSQQILTQQNENIPFIDYPNTSNSYRTTNDIEFPKYIVSVTGSSIRFFTTSTSAIVSGNKTMSPAVYFELTLPPVDGYTLSKSLCRGFMISKYFLSKSFHTISIFLTLFLEIQRYVSMAYPYRYETCFNKFKIVNIYCISAFVLCPCLHGYHLRNEKAVNGLCQWELTGSGCGRDCIYLWIAFLLRHFIPCVTLVIFTLLFIRELRKGEKNFRRMDSHSLQYSRRVQENRRITFIVGAVVIVRLIPEIPYSVFLLYNSIDVTVNMGKGIDLETNRIFHLCYEICLVTSFLTNFYIYLIVNKSFRKRLYRTFILPIRKRLNDSLPFHELQSWNHSRKAQVKREASVKLGEDNEMKNMQPDVSNKLVKF from the coding sequence ATGACAACATATACATCTTACACCCAACGTACTACATCTTCTAGCAATGATTATAGTTACGACTATGGTGATGAGTACATGTATCCGGGTTACTCATTTGAGAGACCTGTTTACCTTTATCTTTGGGAAATTTTAGTAATTGTTATGGTCTTCCAAAACCTGCTTATCTTGTTCGTGTTTCTGCATAGAACAATGCGGAGCCCTACAAATGTTATCCTATCTGCGATAGCCATTTCCGATACATTAACGGGACTGGTTACTTTACCAACTTACATCATGGTGTTCCAGAGATACGATCCACTACCAGAGTTAGATCAGGATAACTTCGTGAACCAGTCTCAGCAGATattaacccaacaaaatgaaaacattccaTTCATAGATTATCCAAATACATCGAATTCTTACCGAACAACAAACGATATTGAATTTCCGAAGTACATTGTTAGTGTCACCGGAAGCTCAATTCGATTTTTCACAACGAGTACAAGTGCAATAGTCAGTGGTAACAAAACAATGTCACCAGCAGTTTATTTCGAATTGACACTTCCACCGGTTGACGGATATACGCTCAGTAAGAGTCTTTGTCGTGGATTTATgatctcaaaatattttttgtcgaAATCATTCCATACTATCTCAATCTTTTTGACATTGTTCCTTGAAATTCAGAGATATGTTTCCATGGCATACCCTTATAgatatgaaacatgttttaataagtttaaaattgtgaatatctATTGTATTTCTGCATTCGTTTTGTGTCCGTGTCTCCACGGATATCATTTGAGGAATGAAAAGGCAGTTAATGGGCTATGTCAGTGGGAACTTACAGGAAGTGGATGTGGGAGAGATTGTATTTATTTATGGATAGCGTTTTTATTGAGACATTTTATTCCATGTGTAACTCTTGTGATATTTACACTTCTATTTATACGTGAACTCAGAAAGGGCGAGAAAAACTTTCGACGAATGGATAGTCATTCGTTACAGTATTCAAGAAGGGTCCAAGAAAATCGGCGTATTACTTTTATAGTAGGTGCTGTTGTTATTGTTCGACTTATTCCTGAAATACCATATAGCGTTTTTCTGTTATACAATAGCATAGACGTGACAGTTAATATGGGGAAAGGCATAGATCTTGAAACAAACAGAATCTTCCATTTGTGCTACGAAATATGCCTTGTAACTTCATTTCTAACTAACTTTTATATCTACTTAATTGTCAATAAGTCATTTCGAAAACGCCTATATCGAACATTTATTTTACCTATCAGGAAACGCTTAAATGACTCATTGCCATTTCATGAATTGCAATCATGGAATCATTCACGGAAGGCTCAAGTGAAAAGGGAAGCCTCAGTCAAACTAGGAGAagataatgaaatgaaaaatatgcagCCCGACGTTTCCAACAAACTTGTAAAGTTCTAA